A genome region from Taeniopygia guttata chromosome 18, bTaeGut7.mat, whole genome shotgun sequence includes the following:
- the BAHCC1 gene encoding BAH and coiled-coil domain-containing protein 1 isoform X3, with amino-acid sequence MATCSMASTVSTRARKADNFYLRNLPAQPPLLPASHGFPGIARAAPGPPAGSCSRERDPGPLPKTPKDYERFLAGKEKGGKGDPKERLPEEDPKERHKAVLPVPPEGHCKEGVPPRGSTDGRPKPLASCLLGAKGLDGDGARAALPSCAGSALPRAARCAPKEREPGVPEAPQPYGEAVERRQMLHHAVSYTVPAAGSFPCLPLHAGPEVLCPLPEPPARELKLSGATLVPSVGPPTDKSRSFQAESGGMERGDGKERHAEAGTEPYGAPFHHPLKAEGPAERRLDWGAPGTRLKGLEYLGGGAAEAPPFSGRCPAPKAGLEKGYFEVPPAPDCSRAPRPDPLGVRVGPSCCTLEKGPPKDPPAQKVARIRHQQHPEAEAAEGKRKPLELGGLGYGGHPLPPWGVQGQGPPLAVAEERKGGPYLDPFGAGLVRAQEVPNAPDEVSAMKNLLKYSNGALLGGQKGPPFVGLGSAKGSCAHQDAKFPPGKGQPELERPDCARGREHEALGPGGTEGEVRQPPVGIAVAVARQKDTLGRHEPYGTGGAGGSGRQRAAAGVKAGTARPVHLMELEAEEERGRLCEERLGLPGRDILLQDNKELVEFARMHPSGGCPGELTPHLMMPGGSSLPAGQLGGDPAAHAHPAHTHWLPRTRSPSIWMGGHSYGIGHPALHQNLPPAFPASMPSAMQPVFPLAQDPPAQLVILPTEPPTHGTPHTLADVMDQASLWPPMYPGRGPSAHLQHTGQLPVYPRSQFLRQQELYALQQQQQQQQQQQQQQQQQQRAAQALEIQRQVHGQRKPEEQPLELEERGPEKPLKPSHKAVALNPPAKGLTSAAPAPPKLSPCCHSPALRHPAKCPVTLPTAPCTLPACPTASPAVAPRSPAASPLPTPSKGSDGEERGEGQPPRRYPKPLEPDLPPGYGYPATAMGYPAAPSAEPADPDPVHAGSPPAEPEQSRTFSPTTAEALREPGPPREPPAESPGALLHRHHLLLPPAPLCGERAAAPTGAGTEEPFGGHREAAQGAPEQQHPGPEGVRSPLPTAAEEEEEEEEEEEEEEEGDSDGSEPEGSCNEEEEEEEDGDVPSGHQGCAGGLEALIAAGIDLGELPALEEPEETPPAPPSPAPHPSGIPGIALLSELADLELRRRRCDLAREGEDEELLAFNLQNLATVAAAWSLVEAAGREGSPPALSPLPVSPPPRARVPRRKYTWTPKTKAVCPLKAAMEQLNTQEVEVRMRLAELQRRYKEKQRELVRLQRRHDHEREESSRSPARRGPGRPRKRKHSSALGRAESRKVKAVKTSLSLLCAELRGDPEPQKKRSKLTGGTFSSLQGSPLKQKVKGKGLPPGLSPFRRRDPNPAARIQKKLNRPKGSKGSKYQGQDPGPRQPPHFRDEPEGDTDSEEGDEEPGLSLPTGPVAVLGPSPSSVVKMEANEKAKKKKERQGLLGPCRLGSPEGEVKIKRRPVKPGTAGKLEKVPGRRKVGGCPEGSKKKLKAKAKESLRPPTPGGPSPPGPPSSLFGGTDPRLLGPRDEGARLGERGKKGTRKSKGLQAALRRKNGALSLALSPRSAKTILSKGKKLAKVKSKVATKQCKGRAVSKLLESFTVEDDFDFDDNSSFSEEEEELGGCLAGGARGGVPHACAIQKEDLRDGLHILIPKEDSLLYAGSVRTIQPPDIYSIIIEGERGNRQHIYSQEQLLQEAVLDIRPQSRRSLPPGTRVCAYWSQKSRCLYPGNVVRGSSSDEEEEDAEAVLVEFDDGDTGHIAVSNIRLLPPDFKIQCTEPSPALLVSSSCRRAKRACGDVGSPGALPPTLCPDHGPQPPRNSGRKAAGKEKSGKAMEGLSGGRGPALGDSAAGRRGGSLLSWAAVAQTKRKAANKGSAVLQNLFQVNGSAKKLRAKETLFPLHHHHHHLAAPVFGNAFGADSFGRIAGSYGSFGAGAGLVLPAAQKLLRSKKAERLEAEVGRSGRRKAAGSEFLVKLDHEGVTSPKNKTCKALLLAEKDFGARLERPLGSHGYGHAGLGGRERRGRAAAHPLPVGLALRKYSGHGDFALNCDSDCHSSYSDMDEDEDAGGLGADVPSRFMTRLSVSSSSSGSSTSSSSGSISTSSLCSSDNEDSSYSSEDEDSALLLQTCLSHPVPALLAQPDALRPKGAAPQRCFLSKAAASGPKAKLKRKDPLSFAKAKDFSRRQRLPSVENRPKISAFLPARQLWRWSGNPTQRRGMKGKARKLFYKAIVRGKETLRVGDCAVFLSAGRPNLPYIGRIESMWESWASNMVVKVKWFYHPEETKLGKRQSDGKNALYQSCHEDENDVQTISHKCQVVGREHYEQLTRGRRCQDRQDLYYLAGTYDPTTGRLVTADGVPILC; translated from the exons ATGGCAACGTGCTCTATGGCCAGCACCGTTTCTACGAGAGCCAGAAAGGCAG ATAACTTCTACCTGCGGAACCTTCCGGCGCAGCCCCCCCTGCTCCCCGCCAGCCACGGCTTCCCCGGCAtcgcccgcgccgcccccggGCCCCCCGCCGGCTCCTGCAGCCGGGAGCGGGACCCCGGCCCCCTCCCCAAGACCCCCAAGGACTACGAGCGCTTCCTGGCGGGCAAGGAGAAGGGGGGCAAAGGGGACCCCAAGGAGCGGCTGCCCGAGGAGGACCCCAAGGAGCGGCACAAGGCGGTGCTGCCGGTGCCGCCCGAGGGGCACTGCAAGGAGGGGGTGCCGCCGCGGGGGTCCACTGACGGACGCCCCAAACCCCTGGCCTCGTGCCTGCTGGGGGCCAAGGGGCTGGACGGGGACGGTGCCCGCGCCGCGCTGCCCAGCTGTGCCGGGAGCGCCctgccccgcgccgcccgctgCGCCCCCAAGGAACGGGAGCCGGGGGTCCCCGAGGCCCCCCAGCCCTACGGCGAGGCGGTGGAGCGGCGGCAGATGCTGCACCACGCCGTGTCCTACACAGTGCCCGCCGCCggctccttcccctgcctcccGCTCCACGCCGGCCCCGAGGTGCTGTGCCCGCTGCCCGAGCCCCCCGCCCGCGAGCTGAAGCTCAGCGGGGCTACGTTGGTTCCCTCCGTGGGACCCCCGACGGACAAGAGCCGCTCCTTCCAGGCGGAATCCGGCGGGATGGAGCGCGGGGACGGCAAGGAGCGGCACGCCGAGGCGGGCACTGAGCCCTACGGTGCCCCCTTCCACCACCCCCTGAAGGCCGAGGGGCCGGCGGAGCGGCGGCTGGACTGGGGGGCTCCGGGCACCCGGCTGAAGGGGCTGGAGTACCTGGGGGGCGGCGCGGCCGAAGCACCCCCCTTCTCCGGCCGGTGCCCCGCGCCCAAGGCGGGTCTGGAGAAGGGCTACTTCGAGGTGCCGCCCGCCCCCGACTGCTCCCGCGCCCCCCGGCCCGACCCTCTGGGCGTCCGCGTCGGCCCCTCCTGCTGCACTTTAGAGAAGGGCCCCCCCAAGGACCCCCCGGCCCAGAAGGTGGCTCGGATCCGGCACCAGCAGCACCCCGAGGCAGAGGCGGCCGAGGGCAAGCGCAAGCCCCTGGAGCTGGGTGGCCTGGGCTACGGCgggcaccccctgcccccctggggggtgcagggccaggggcccCCCCTGGCTGTGGCGGAGGAGCGGAAGGGGGGGCCCTACCTGGACCCCTTCGGCGCGGGGCTGGTGCGGGCGCAGGAGGTGCCCAACGCCCCCGACGAGGTGTCGGCCATGAAGAACCTGCTCAAGTACAGCAACGGGGCGCTGCTGGGGGGGCAGAAGGGCCCCCCCTTcgtggggctgggcagcgccAAGGGCAGCTGCGCCCACCAGGATGCCAAATTCCCACCGGGAAAGGGTCAGCCTGAGCTGGAGCGGCCGGACTGTGCCCGCGGCCGGGAGCACGAGGCGCTGGGCCCCGGCGGCACCGAGGGCGAGGTGCGGCAGCCGCCCGTGGGCATCGCGGTGGCCGTGGCGCGGCAGAAGGACACGCTGGGCCGCCACGAGCCCTATGGCACCGGTGGCGCCGGCGGCAGCGGGCGGCAGCGGGCGGCCGCTGGAGTCAAAG CTGGCACCGCGCGCCCCGTGCACCTGATGGAGctggaggcggaggaggagCGGGGCCGGCTGTGCGAGGAGCGCCTGGGGCTGCCCGGGAGGGACATCCTGCTCCA GGACAACAAGGAGCTGGTGGAGTTTGCCCGGATGCACCCATCGGGGGGGTGTCCCGGGGAGCTGACGCCCCATCTGATGATGCCGGGGGGCTCGTCGCTGCCGGCGGGGCAGCTCGGGGGGGACCCCGCCGCCCACGCCCACCCTGCCCACACGCACTGGCTGCCCCGCACCCGCAGCCCCTCCATCTGGATGGGGGGACACTCCTACG GCATCGGGCACCCTGCCCTGCACCAGAACCTGCcccctgccttccctgcctccATGCCCAGCGCCATGCAGCCCGTGTTCCCCCTCGCCCAGGACCCCCCTGCCCAGCTCGTCATCCTCCCCACGGAGCCGCCCACCCACGGCACCCCCCACACGCTGG CTGATGTGATGGACCAGGCATCGCTGTGGCCCCCCATGTACCCGGGCCGGGGTCCCAGTGCCCACCTGCAGCACACGGGGCAGCTCCCCGTGTACCCACGGTCGCAGTTCCTGCGGCAGCAGGAGCTCtatgccctgcagcagcagcagcagcagcagcagcagcagcagcagcagcagcagcagcagcaacggGCGGCACAGGCCCTCGAGATCCAGCGCCAGGTGCACGGCCAG CGGAAGCCggaggagcagcccctggagctggaggagaggggCCCCGAGAAGCCCCTCAAACCCTCCCACAAAGCAGTTGCCTTAAACCCCCCGGCCAAGGGCCTGACCTCGGCGGCCCCCGCGCCCCCCAAGCTGTCCCCGTGCTGCCACTCGCCGGCCCTGCGGCACCCGGCCAAGTGCCCGGTGACGCTGCCCACGGCCCCCTGCACTTTACCCGCCTGCCCCACCGCCAGCCCCGCCGTGGCCCCCCGCTCTCCGGCCGccagccccctgcccacccccagcAAGGGCAGCGACGGCGAGGAGCGGGGCGAGGGGCAGCCCCCGCGCCGCTACCCCAAACCCCTGGAGCCAG ACCTGCCCCCCGGTTACGGCTATCCCGCCACCGCCATGGGGTACCCCGCGGCGCCCTCGGCCGAGCCGGCAGACCCCGACCCGGTGCACGCCGGCTCCCCGCCCGCCGAGCCCGAGCAGTCCCGGACCTTCAGCCCCACCACGGCCGAGGCGCTGCGGGagccgggacccccccgggaacCCCCGGCCGAGAGTCCCGGGGCGCTGCTGCACCGGCACcacctgctgctgccgccgGCACCGCTCTGCGGGGAGCGGGCGGCCGCGCCAACCGGGGCCGGCACCGAGGAGCCCTtcggggggcaccgggaggcgGCGCAGGGAGCGCCGGAGCAGCAGCACCCCGGGCCCGAGGGGGTGCGCTCCCCGCTGCCCACCGCtgcggaggaggaggaggaggaagaggaggaggaagaggaggaggaggaaggcgaCAGCGATGGCTCAGAGCCAGAGGGCAGCTgcaatgaggaggaggaggaggaggaggatggtgaCGTCCCCAGCGGGCACCAGGGCTGCGCGGGTGGGCTGGAGGCGCTGATCGCCGCCGGCATCGACTTGGGGGAGCTGCCGGCGCTGGAGGAACCCGAGgagacccccccagcccccccttCGCCTGCCCCCCACCCCTCAGGGATCCCGGGCATCGCCCTGCTCAGCGAACTCGCCGACCTGGAGCTGCGCCGGCGCCGCTGTGACCTGGCCAGGGAAG gtgaggatgaggagctgctggccttCAACCTGCAGAACCTGGCCACGGTGGCAGCCGCCTGGTCGCTGGTGGAGGCGGCAGGACGGGAGGGCAGCCCCCCCGCACTCAGCCCCctgcccgtgtcccccccgCCCCGTGCCCGCGTCCCCCGGCGCAAGTACACCTGGACCCCCAAAACCAAGGCC gtgtgcccgcTGAAGGCGGCCATGGAGCAGCTGAACACGCAGGAGGTGGAGGTGCGGATGCGCCTGGCCGAGCTCCAGCGCCGCTACAAGGAGAAGCAGCGGGAGCTGGTGAGGCTGCAGCGGCGCCACGACCACGA GCGTGAGGAGAGCTCCCGCAGCCCGGCGCGGCGCGGGCCGGGGCGGCCGAGGAAGAGGAAACACtccagtgccctgggcagggccgAGAGCCGCAAGGTCAA GGCAGTGAAGaccagcctgtccctgctgtgtgctgagctgagGGGGGACCCTGAGCCCCAGAagaagaggagcaaattgacTGGAGGCACCTTCAGCAGCCTCCAGGGCTCCCCG CTGAAGCAGAAGGTGAAGGGCAAGGGGCTGCCCCccgggctcagccccttccgCCGGAGGGACCCCAACCCCGCTGCCCGCATCCAGAAGAAGCTGAACCGGCCCAAGGGCTCCAAGGGCTCCAAGTACCAGGGGCAGGACCCCGGTCCCCGGCAGCCCCCCCACTTCAGAG ACGAGCCTGAGGGTGACACGGACAGCGAGGAGGGGGATGAGGAGCCGGGGCTGTCACTGCCCACTGGGCcggtggctgtgctggggcccTCCCCGTCCTCCGTGGTGAAGATGGAGGCCAATGAGAAGgccaagaagaaaaaggaaaggcagGGGCTGCTAG GTCCCTGCCGCCTGGGCAGCCCCGAGGGGGAGGTGAAGATCAAGCGGCGGCCGGTGAAGCCGGGGACAGCCGGGAAGCTGGAGAAGGTGCCGGGCCGGCGGAAGGTGGGAGGCTGCCCCGAGGGCAGCAAGAAGAAGCTGAAAGCCAAGGCCAAGGAGAGCCTGAGGCCCCCAACCCCCGGCGGCCccagccccccgggaccccccagcaGCCTCTTTGGGGGCACTGACCCCCGGCTGTTGGGGCCACGGGACGAGGGGGCCCGGCTGGGAGAGAGGGGCAAGAAGGGCACCCGCAAGAGCAAAGGGCTGCAGGCGGCCCTCAGG CGCAAGAACGGGGCACTCTCACTGGCCCTCTCCCCCCGGAGCGCCAAGACCATCCTGAGCAAGGGCAAGAAACTGGCCAAGGTCAAGAGCAAAGTGGCCACCAAACAG TGCAAGGGCCGGGCCGTCAGCAAACTCCTGGAGAGCTTCACCGTCGAGGACGACTTCGACTTCGACGACAACAGCAGCTTctcggaggaggaggaggagctgggaggctGCCTGGCAGGGGGGGCACGCGGAGGGGTGCCCCACGCCTGCGCCATCCAGAAGGAGGATCTGCGGGATGGGCTGCACATCCTGATCCCCAAGGAGGACAGCCTGCTCTACGCCGGCAGCGTGCGCACCATCCAGCCCCCCGACAT ctaCAGCATCATCATCGAGGGGGAGCGGGGGAACCGGCAGCACATCTACtcgcaggagcagctgctgcaggaggcg GTCCTTGACATTCGGCCGCAGTCACGGCGGAGCCTTCCACCCGGCACCCGCGTCTGTGCCTACTGGAGCCAGAAATCCCGGTGCCTCTATCCGGGGAACGTGGTGCGAG GCTCCTCCAgcgacgaggaggaggaggacgcCGAGGCCGTGCTGGTGGAGTTCGATgatggggacacgggacacatCGCTGTGTCCAACATCCGCCTGCTGCCCCCCGACTTCAAGATCCAAT GCACCGAGCCCTCCCCGGCACTGCTGGTGTCCAGCTCCTGCCGGCGGGCAAAGCGGGCGTGTGGCGAcgtgggcagccctggggcgCTGCCCCCCACACTCTGCCCCGACCACGGCCCCCAGCCCCCCCGGAATTCTGGCAGGAAGGCGGCCGGCAAGGAGAAAAGCG GCAAAGCCATGGAGGGGCTGTcggggggccgggggccggCACTGGGTGACTCCGCGGCCGGGCGGCGCGGAGggtccctgctcagctgggccGCCGTGGCACAGACCAAGCGGAAGGCGGCGAACAAAGGCTCGGCCGTGCTCCAGAACCTCTTCCAGGTCAACGGCAGCGCCAAGAAGCTGCGGGCCAAGGAGACCCTCTTCCCTctgcaccaccaccaccaccacctcgCCGCCCCCGTCTTCGGCAACGCCTTCGGCGCCGACTCCTTCGGCCGCATCGCCGGCTCCTACGGCTCCTTCGGCGCCGGCGCCGGCCTGGTGCTGCCGGCGGCCCAGAAGCTCCTGCGCTCCAAGAAAGCCGAGCGGCTGGAGGCCGAGGTGGGCAGGAGCGGGCGCAGGAAGGCGGCGGGCAGCGAGTTCCTGGTCAAGCTGGACCACGAAGGGGTGACATCCCCCAAGAACAAGACGTGCAAGGCGCTGCTGTTGGCCGAGAAGGACTTTGGGGCCAGGCTGGAGCGGCCGCTGGGCAGCCACGGCTACGGCCACGCCGGGCTGGGCGGCCGGGAGCGCAGGGGCCGCGCGGCCGCGCACCCGCTGCCCGTGGGGCTGGCGCTGCGCAAGTACTCGGGGCACGGGGACTTCGCCCTGAACTGCGACAGCGACTGCCACAGCTCCTACTCGGACATGGACGAGGACGAGGACGCGGGTGGCCTCGGCGCCGACGTCCCCTCGCGCTTCATGACGCGCCTTTCCGTGTCCTCCTCTTCCTCGGGCTCCTCCACCTCGTCCAGCTCCGGCTCCATCTCCACGTCCAGCCTGTGCTCCTCGGACAATGAGGATTCCTCCTACAGCTCGGAGGACGAGGACTcggcgctgctgctgcagacCTGCTTGTCGCACCCGGTGCCGGCGCTGCTGGCGCAGCCGGACGCGCTGCGGCCCAAGGGCGCCGCGCCCCAGCGCTGCTTCCTGTCCAAGGCAGCCGCCAGCGGCCCCAAGGCCAAGCTCAAGCGCAAGGATCCCCTCAGCTTCGCCAAAGCCAAAGACTTCTCCCGGCGGCAGCGCCTGCCCTCGGTGGAAAACCGGCCAAAGATCTCCGCCTTCCTGCCCGCACGCCAGCTCTGGAGGTGGTCGGGGAACCCCACGCAG